One part of the Anopheles coustani chromosome 2, idAnoCousDA_361_x.2, whole genome shotgun sequence genome encodes these proteins:
- the LOC131266806 gene encoding protein ref(2)P-like: MRSLKIIIRVGTLQNIFLLHGEEVCKTINEVKQFCFSRFPHLEHDKNLRMFWIDQDFDEICVVTDGDYSSFMLAEETEKGRLYVEGNEMTERDASHPQVQSASAPDVYGSRPQHTNVVCDVCDQMIVGHRYRCLMCHDYDLCMTCESKYRHKDHIMLRIPRATDSRQMHSVFEKMEFYAGLLKLEEENPSQVPLVDDGVSGTPPTAEKSEERTNPQGNGHRRQPTFCQRMGRGNFAAMRTANAAASAMAQDRAQARFREVLSRYIDPANISGPAASSADAAPSPSTTAHEEVLTEAQRSLKIASDAAKVASAAATASWNTFMGCAGMFVPPGTQNTTPKQPSPTATNAATPSSSNGSVVAGLVDDVLKHTPPELKEFMPSEDEINRLSEKLSNMLSSLGIEFTGESSTSSSSAKKEAEQNASDKEKDSLSSSMNSGKEQKQEKVAANKPSVVSSEAKQPLLETDHVVASSSHDDGKLTEEEKGQITENIDCSVDTSSASMLTDDDDDVVDAVQVSEQNASPQASSSQPKAPWILVDLPDDREEEVKQTVINTTSSVPVASGTPASSPEKVDDKQTPEETSPKEQPEEEEFYANTFKTMIDLIKQLTVDPSGAEQKVSEMIERSQTEKNKHAQDDRYKAHLEKAAKELQKHLLEVKMKEQNERQTEAPVLQQSAKDKKSAPQASTTARAFSPATPLPSTSAPKTPNASSKIYSPRPHVNQAIHTMMTMGFSNNDGHLTRLLEALNGDIQRALDMLMQNLS; encoded by the exons ATGAGATCGCTAAAGATTATCATTCGCGTTGGAACGCTACAGAATATTTTCCTGTTACACGGTGAAGAAGTTTGCAAAACCATCAACGAGGTGAAGCAGTTCTGCTTTTCCCGGTTTCCGCATTTGGAACATGATAAAAATCTACGGATGTTCTGGATCG ATCAAGACTTTGATGAGATATGCGTGGTAACTGATGGCGATTATTCGAGCTTCATGCTCGCGGAGGAAACTGAGAAAGGTCGTCTGTACgtcgaaggaaatgaaatgacGGAGCGAGATGCATCGCATCCGCAGGTACAAAGTGCATCGGCACCCGACGTTTATGGCAGTCGTCCGCAGCACACCAACGTTGTCTGCGATGTTTGCGACCAAATGATTGTTGGCCACCGATACCGATGTCTTATGTGCCACGATTATGATCTGTGCATGACTTGCGAGTCGAAGTATCGGCACAAGGATCATATTATGCTACGAATTCCACGCGCGACAGATAGCCGGCAGATGCACTCGGTGTTTGAGAAGATGGAGTTTTATGCGGGACTGCTGAAactagaagaagaaaatccaTCGCAGGTACCACTGGTTGACGATGGTGTTTCTGGTACTCCTCCTACTGCGGAGAAAAGCGAAGAGCGGACTAATCCGCAAGG TAATGGGCACCGCCGTCAACCAACATTCTGTCAACGTATGGGAAGAGGAAATTTCGCAGCGATGCGCACAGCTAATGCAGCAGCATCGGCGATGGCGCAGGATCGTGCGCAAGCCAGGTTCCGGGAGGTATTGTCTCGCTATATCGATCCGGCTAATATCAGTGGCCCCGCCGCTTCATCGGCTGATGCAGCTCCTTCCCCCTCGACGACAGCACATGAGGAAGTGCTAACCGAGGCACAACGATCGCTAAAGATCGCGTCCGATGCCGCAAAGGTTGCTTCTGCCGCAGCGACGGCTTCGTGGAACACGTTCATGGGATGTGCCGGTATGTTTGTTCCACCCGGAACTCAAAATACCACTCCGAAACAGCCATCGCCAACTGCAACCAATGCTGCTACACCGTCCTCATCGAACGGCTCGGTAGTTGCTGGTCTGGTGGATGACgtattgaaacacacaccgCCAGAATTGAAGGAGTTTATGCCCTCCGAGGATGAGATCAATCGTTTGAGCGAGAAACTGTCAAACATGCTTAGCAGCTTAGGCATAGAGTTCACCGGAGAATCGTCAACATCGTCGAGCTCGGCCAAGAAGGAAGCTGAGCAGAATGCATCTGATAAGGAAAAGGATTCCCTATCGAGTTCGATGAATTCCGGAAAAGAGCAGAAACAGGAAAAGGTCGCTGCCAATAAACCGTCGGTAGTTTCATCCGAAGCCAAGCAACCTTTGCTGGAAACTGATCACGTCGTCGCTAGTTCCTCGCATGATGATGGAAAGCTTACCGAGGAGGAAAAAGGACAGATAACGGAAAATATTGATTGCTCAGTAGACACATCCTCCGCCTCGATGCTGactgacgacgatgacgacgtcgTCGACGCGGTGCAAGTTTCAGAGCAGAACGCATCACCGCAAGCGTCGTCTAGCCAGCCGAAGGCACCATGGATTTTGGTCGATCTTCCGGACGATCGCGAGGAAGAGGTAAAACAGACTGTAATCAACACAACGTCTTCGGTACCGGTTGCATCCGGTACACCTGCCTCGTCTCCCGAAAAAGTCGATGATAAGCAAACACCAGAAGAAACCTCTCCTAAAGAACAACCAGAGGAGGAGGAATTCTATGCAAATACTTTCAAAACGATGATTGATCTGATCAAGCAATTGACGGTCGATCCGAGTGGCGCAGAACAGAAAGTATCAGAAATGATCGAGCGTTCCCAGACCGAGAAGAACAAACATGCCCAGGATGATCGCTACAAGGCCCATCTGGAGAAAGCGGCCAAGGAGCTCCAGAAACATTTGCTGGAAGTCAAAATGAAGGAGCAAAACGAACGGCAAACCGAAGCTCCCGTTTTGCAGCAGTCGGCGAAGGACAAGAAGTCCGCGCCTCAAGCTTCAACAACAGCTCGTGCATTTTCACCCGCAACGCCTTTGCCTTCAACCTCTGCTCCGAAGACACCCAATGCATCCAGCAAAATTTACAGCCCGCGACCGCACGTGAACCAAGCCATCCATACCATGATGACGATGGGATTCAGCAACAACGATGGACATCTGACACGGTTGCTCGAGGCCCTGAATGGTGACATTCAGCGGGCACTGGATATGCTGATGCAGAACCTATCCTAA